A single genomic interval of Thermoplasmata archaeon harbors:
- a CDS encoding PIN domain-containing protein, translating to MKKYVLDASAVLCGKDIVAGAEIYVPPSVAEELGRGKYRRKLENLVGILITVVGPDKESREIIKEEANKTGDLLRLSNADIDVLALALDLKATILTDDYSIQNVAKHMGIEYQPIAEAGIKEEFQWEYVCMGCRRRFEEPLKECPICGAEVKTKRRKK from the coding sequence ATGAAGAAGTATGTGCTGGATGCCTCTGCGGTGCTCTGTGGTAAGGATATTGTAGCTGGTGCTGAAATCTATGTGCCTCCATCAGTGGCAGAGGAGTTGGGTAGAGGGAAATACAGGAGAAAACTGGAGAATTTAGTTGGAATCTTGATTACTGTCGTCGGGCCAGATAAAGAGAGCAGGGAGATTATCAAAGAGGAGGCAAACAAAACAGGAGATTTGCTTCGACTCTCCAATGCTGACATAGATGTGCTGGCTTTGGCTCTGGATTTAAAAGCCACAATTCTCACAGACGATTACTCCATTCAGAATGTGGCGAAACACATGGGAATTGAGTATCAACCCATCGCAGAAGCGGGTATAAAGGAGGAGTTCCAGTGGGAGTATGTTTGCATGGGATGTAGAAGAAGGTTCGAGGAGCCACTGAAAGAATGCCCGATATGCGGTGCTGAAGTAAAAACAAAAAGGAGAAAAAAATGA
- a CDS encoding kelch repeat-containing protein — MKKLLPILIVLVLCIHLPQGENAEGAKAGNGNIENTTGANSIEPAVAWSLPFQLSGNVTAGPVIKTDGSKYHAVWVENNTTLCYANFTSATNLNKIVLVNSPLPVIALDYGLSNCWHLIAYTLANYSAYVYYSKTSTYSWQTAYIGYGINPSVYVNCTGIESEETAYATARIGLQNLTELSVYPNQNQFLLENAEVSGDGIMLAKHPLALLSGLYYIQTVAYCNSIYIFGGTEDGIHGKREIYRFDTSTMKIEVVGFLPYPVFGHVAFAYGDAVYIAGGCTELGNCTDGIVRFWLQNYTIEMLPLKLPQPMAFGAAAVHQGSAIIPFDAVWILPGGIDQFWRFRFDTMSIEVKPRIWEIPTNYSHMGAVMNGDCLFIFGGLSGEQFVNKTYKIWMHDGMSYIESKALPFGVADMGYYMAGNTLYIFGGRTPHGITDKIIECYFQPWSYPWEEPKIVGVLEEPVFGLNACRIREGVDVYLFGGVDEFGAKDAVYYYKIVDYRRGNMLYSTGFESVDGWYLNVSEANVVEITRGKLHIDTRANRSGYGYAESPSFLPPVGIAEFEFSIDFMLPYYDNQMFWLLKGADWGIGVERNYSRSDEYGSMMYADSSGNYSFITYIWRNQWHNLRVVYSVPYFYVFLDNVYCGMYYRPEVLTAKIRIGDIEGNPADAYGAGYFDNFTVYSVSAVKWSVLERIYVYYEEGSCEYHFAGQVFPITFTPHWYGTGTISTTVSYENEFARIEKGQVYNFTTETTEFSVRFVLRSESPVSSPVLQNFHFFLTAFDSFAVYEWNEVWHYDFRLKKWVWELDGSPTWVNLGYGDEKIVGTAKFVDGNLYCSVKTMLMKASRILCYEKTESWMLSKEIATLSGSPYYGFDVATFGKQIWVVYADNETGFYQLYMKYSRDAGENWDTKRITFGCGNAKEPKIGLDTRKNVHVIYLSNENYYWNVNYLKYDSFGRNVALWQKVTDVHEGEIYGYYSDGTPYAGYTSIGLCTDLSGNPRLLMKSAEGIVRYADRVPEATEQVETAQTTLLALPDTAFSGNATQQKNTLDNKYEAVANMLEAGNTRGAVKKMKEDIRPKTEGIWVSEVTAIGIMKETNMDIMASMEGPQVTIYQVKITSISTATVEFYINWGAHAYQDIHAWLYTSTDCEYETKLLFEDTELSLSGLSQNVEYTIIIKATAEDGTSGTASKTFIISLSITNVVVDILQDGVRFEWDTTVPTAENTVRVWNGGYDRTFAEVDPAIEKTHHISPIFSGLQKNMVYNYRITANTVTFYSTFPLPDLYIYDVVVSATENSATITWKTNINTDTMLWWKVYKPDWDGYGWSLSSKAESTKNHTVVLQHLNPAEDYDYYIVATTVVDGQTYTASYGSREQPHSFTTETAITVLQVEDYYEPARDENGVRVWWEMPGVVGKTQYAIRVIEGSNVIYQTEVELAGEIQSYEIPENVGLARNVEYKFSVSATINGKTVVKESIGAISDYDGDGLTDGEELHGWDITIYSWNGISRTPERWATGHVHSRPDNPNSDNDGWNDKEEKEHQTKPLIAATGGGGGGGRPPLICSVSNIEYPYDPSSILWIDGTDTDCDGIRDNEDWKMNSKGFIVKSPLITEPNRRAVIVCGGTTVDEVNVLENDGVSWKVYLEDIGWDVDIFGVGHDKTIITNRISTYAHHLFQTDMFLLMFICHGGYNYEEKKYIVECGNSYITNENLRGLVADFEGKLVTFMITCHSDGINDVWETHPDNRVFIGASQTSQEAYYSWYYHMTVFSWWFLEKGMKGGGISNQYHPDNNQNTRHSLYYYYDYINKVGRYINDPHNINEHGQQVCVNPVCYPSFFNLYLWWEW; from the coding sequence ATGAAGAAACTGTTACCAATATTAATCGTTTTGGTGCTGTGTATTCATCTTCCTCAGGGAGAGAATGCAGAGGGTGCAAAGGCAGGAAATGGGAACATTGAGAATACAACTGGTGCGAACTCCATAGAGCCAGCAGTCGCATGGTCATTGCCATTCCAACTTTCTGGCAATGTTACAGCTGGGCCAGTCATCAAAACTGATGGTAGCAAATACCATGCGGTCTGGGTTGAGAATAACACCACATTGTGCTATGCAAATTTCACAAGTGCAACGAATTTGAACAAAATAGTTTTAGTTAACTCTCCTTTACCAGTAATTGCGCTGGATTATGGATTAAGCAATTGCTGGCATCTCATTGCCTACACACTTGCCAATTACTCCGCCTATGTTTATTACAGCAAAACCTCCACCTACTCCTGGCAAACAGCATACATTGGCTATGGGATTAATCCAAGTGTGTATGTGAACTGCACAGGGATTGAGAGTGAAGAAACTGCTTATGCAACTGCAAGGATTGGTTTACAGAATCTTACAGAGCTTTCTGTGTATCCAAATCAGAATCAGTTCTTGCTGGAGAACGCTGAGGTAAGTGGTGATGGAATTATGCTGGCGAAACATCCACTTGCATTACTCTCTGGACTTTACTATATCCAAACAGTTGCTTATTGCAACTCCATTTACATTTTTGGTGGCACAGAGGATGGCATCCATGGTAAAAGAGAAATCTACAGATTTGATACATCAACAATGAAAATTGAGGTTGTTGGCTTTCTCCCGTACCCTGTTTTTGGTCATGTGGCTTTTGCATACGGAGATGCGGTTTACATTGCAGGTGGTTGCACCGAACTCGGGAATTGTACAGATGGAATTGTTCGTTTCTGGCTTCAAAACTACACAATAGAAATGCTCCCACTCAAGCTCCCCCAACCGATGGCATTTGGTGCTGCAGCAGTCCATCAGGGCTCTGCAATAATTCCATTTGATGCGGTCTGGATTTTGCCTGGTGGCATAGACCAATTCTGGCGATTCAGATTTGATACAATGAGCATTGAGGTAAAACCAAGAATCTGGGAAATTCCAACCAATTATTCGCACATGGGTGCTGTGATGAACGGCGATTGCCTCTTCATTTTTGGAGGGCTTTCAGGTGAGCAATTTGTAAACAAAACTTACAAAATCTGGATGCATGATGGGATGAGTTACATAGAAAGCAAAGCGTTGCCATTTGGTGTTGCCGATATGGGTTATTACATGGCTGGAAACACGCTCTACATATTTGGTGGGAGGACTCCACATGGAATAACAGATAAAATCATAGAATGCTATTTCCAACCCTGGAGCTATCCATGGGAAGAACCAAAGATTGTGGGAGTGCTTGAGGAGCCAGTTTTTGGCTTGAATGCCTGTAGAATTCGCGAGGGAGTGGATGTGTATTTGTTTGGTGGTGTAGATGAATTTGGTGCAAAGGATGCAGTGTATTACTACAAAATTGTTGATTACAGGCGAGGAAATATGCTTTATTCCACTGGATTTGAGAGTGTTGATGGCTGGTATTTGAATGTCTCTGAAGCAAATGTTGTAGAAATCACCAGAGGCAAATTGCACATAGACACAAGGGCAAATCGCTCTGGCTATGGCTACGCAGAATCACCCAGCTTCTTGCCACCAGTTGGAATTGCAGAATTTGAATTCTCAATTGATTTCATGTTGCCTTATTATGATAACCAGATGTTCTGGTTGTTGAAAGGTGCGGACTGGGGAATTGGTGTGGAGAGGAATTATTCGAGGAGTGATGAGTACGGGAGCATGATGTATGCGGATAGTTCAGGCAACTATTCATTTATCACATACATCTGGCGGAATCAATGGCATAACCTCAGGGTTGTGTATTCTGTGCCTTACTTCTATGTATTTCTTGATAATGTGTATTGCGGGATGTATTACAGGCCAGAGGTGCTTACAGCCAAAATAAGGATTGGAGACATTGAAGGCAATCCAGCAGATGCCTACGGTGCTGGCTATTTTGATAATTTTACAGTTTATTCTGTGAGTGCGGTGAAATGGAGCGTGCTGGAAAGAATTTATGTGTACTATGAGGAAGGGAGTTGCGAATATCATTTTGCAGGGCAGGTGTTTCCAATCACATTTACACCACACTGGTATGGCACTGGCACAATTTCTACAACAGTGAGTTATGAAAACGAGTTTGCGAGAATAGAAAAAGGGCAGGTGTACAATTTCACAACAGAAACCACAGAATTCAGCGTGAGATTTGTTTTGCGTTCGGAAAGCCCTGTTTCCAGCCCTGTGCTCCAGAATTTCCATTTCTTCCTGACAGCATTTGATAGTTTTGCAGTTTATGAATGGAATGAGGTGTGGCATTATGACTTTCGTCTGAAAAAGTGGGTATGGGAGCTGGATGGAAGCCCGACATGGGTGAACTTAGGTTACGGTGATGAGAAAATAGTAGGAACGGCAAAATTTGTGGATGGAAATCTATATTGCAGTGTGAAAACGATGCTTATGAAGGCCTCCAGGATTCTGTGTTATGAGAAAACTGAGAGCTGGATGCTGAGCAAGGAGATTGCCACACTTTCTGGCAGTCCTTACTATGGTTTTGATGTGGCTACCTTCGGGAAACAAATCTGGGTTGTTTATGCAGACAATGAAACTGGATTTTATCAGCTCTATATGAAATACAGCAGGGATGCTGGCGAGAATTGGGACACGAAACGAATCACATTTGGATGTGGGAATGCGAAAGAGCCAAAGATTGGATTGGACACAAGAAAGAATGTGCATGTGATTTATTTGAGCAATGAGAATTATTACTGGAATGTAAACTATTTGAAGTATGATAGCTTTGGAAGAAATGTGGCATTATGGCAAAAAGTGACAGATGTGCATGAAGGCGAGATTTATGGGTATTACAGTGATGGCACACCATACGCTGGCTACACTTCCATTGGTCTCTGCACGGATTTGAGCGGAAATCCAAGGTTGCTTATGAAAAGCGCAGAGGGAATTGTGAGGTATGCAGATAGGGTTCCTGAGGCAACAGAGCAAGTGGAAACTGCTCAGACGACACTTCTGGCATTGCCAGATACTGCATTCAGCGGAAATGCAACACAGCAAAAGAATACACTGGATAATAAGTATGAAGCAGTTGCGAACATGCTGGAAGCAGGGAACACAAGAGGAGCAGTCAAGAAGATGAAAGAAGATATAAGGCCGAAGACGGAGGGCATCTGGGTCAGTGAGGTCACAGCAATTGGCATAATGAAGGAAACAAATATGGATATTATGGCGAGCATGGAAGGACCGCAGGTAACGATTTACCAGGTGAAAATCACTTCAATAAGCACTGCAACGGTGGAATTCTATATTAACTGGGGTGCTCATGCATACCAGGATATCCATGCCTGGCTATACACATCTACAGATTGTGAGTACGAAACAAAGTTACTGTTTGAGGATACTGAACTTTCCCTCTCTGGACTTTCCCAGAATGTGGAGTACACAATTATAATTAAAGCCACAGCAGAAGATGGCACTTCTGGCACAGCTTCCAAAACCTTTATTATTTCTCTCTCCATAACCAATGTGGTGGTAGACATTCTGCAAGACGGAGTGAGATTTGAGTGGGACACGACGGTGCCAACAGCGGAAAACACAGTGAGGGTGTGGAATGGTGGTTACGACAGGACATTTGCGGAAGTAGATCCGGCCATTGAAAAAACCCATCACATCTCGCCAATATTCTCTGGACTGCAGAAAAACATGGTCTACAACTACAGAATCACAGCAAACACTGTGACTTTCTATAGCACTTTCCCGTTACCAGACCTGTATATTTATGATGTGGTTGTGAGTGCAACAGAGAACAGTGCAACCATTACCTGGAAAACGAACATAAATACAGACACAATGCTCTGGTGGAAGGTTTACAAGCCAGATTGGGATGGCTATGGGTGGAGTCTCTCCAGCAAGGCAGAGAGCACGAAGAACCACACCGTCGTCTTGCAGCATCTAAATCCAGCAGAGGACTACGATTACTACATCGTAGCAACAACAGTGGTAGATGGTCAGACATACACAGCCAGTTATGGTAGCAGAGAACAGCCACACAGTTTCACAACGGAAACAGCAATCACGGTGTTGCAAGTAGAGGACTACTACGAGCCAGCAAGAGATGAGAATGGGGTAAGGGTGTGGTGGGAGATGCCTGGAGTTGTCGGAAAGACACAATATGCAATCCGAGTTATTGAAGGGAGTAATGTAATCTACCAGACGGAGGTGGAATTGGCAGGAGAGATACAAAGTTATGAAATCCCAGAAAATGTTGGGTTAGCAAGAAATGTAGAGTATAAGTTTTCTGTGTCTGCAACAATAAACGGAAAGACAGTGGTAAAAGAAAGCATAGGGGCAATATCAGATTATGATGGAGACGGCTTAACAGATGGAGAAGAGTTACATGGGTGGGACATTACTATTTACAGTTGGAATGGCATCTCTCGCACACCAGAGCGATGGGCAACAGGACATGTTCATTCACGACCAGATAATCCTAATTCAGACAATGATGGGTGGAATGATAAAGAAGAGAAAGAACATCAAACGAAGCCACTAATTGCAGCAACGGGTGGCGGTGGTGGAGGAGGGAGACCACCATTAATTTGCAGTGTCTCGAATATTGAATATCCCTACGACCCGTCGTCTATACTCTGGATTGATGGTACCGATACGGATTGTGATGGCATTAGGGATAACGAAGATTGGAAGATGAACAGTAAAGGATTTATTGTGAAAAGCCCGCTTATAACAGAACCTAACAGAAGAGCAGTAATAGTCTGTGGTGGAACAACCGTTGATGAAGTAAATGTACTTGAAAACGATGGAGTGAGTTGGAAAGTGTATTTAGAGGATATTGGATGGGATGTAGATATTTTTGGTGTTGGACATGACAAAACCATAATAACAAACAGAATATCTACATATGCACACCATCTCTTTCAAACAGACATGTTTTTGCTGATGTTCATATGTCATGGAGGATATAACTACGAAGAGAAGAAATACATCGTGGAATGCGGTAATAGTTATATTACAAATGAGAACCTTAGAGGCTTGGTAGCTGATTTCGAAGGAAAGCTCGTAACATTCATGATCACATGCCACAGCGACGGAATAAATGATGTATGGGAGACTCATCCAGATAATAGGGTATTTATCGGGGCATCACAAACTTCCCAAGAGGCGTACTATTCCTGGTACTATCATATGACAGTGTTTTCGTGGTGGTTTCTAGAAAAAGGAATGAAAGGGGGTGGAATCTCTAACCAATATCATCCAGATAATAACCAGAATACAAGACATTCTTTATATTATTACTACGATTATATTAACAAGGTGGGAAGATATATCAATGATCCACACAATATAAACGAGCATGGCCAGCAAGTGTGTGTTAATCCTGTTTGTTACCCTTCTTTTTTCAATCTCTATCTTTGGTGGGAGTGGTAA
- a CDS encoding 4Fe-4S dicluster domain-containing protein → MEEAKTIKVYIMGKEHEVPEGLTIMKAIEYAGYKIVRGAGCRAGFCGACATVYRKANEYKLRVALACQTLAEDGMYLTEIPFVPANKSIYEIEKLTPKANLILQYYPEVARCVACNTCTKSCPQDLKVMDYIQAMKRGDIAKAAELSFDCVQCGLCAARCPAEIVHYHAAQLARRVYGKYLAKPSPNLEKRIKEIEEGKYAEEIKKLKSMPLEEMKKKYMEQQKNAEKEE, encoded by the coding sequence ATGGAAGAAGCAAAAACAATAAAAGTGTACATAATGGGAAAGGAGCATGAAGTGCCAGAGGGCCTGACGATAATGAAAGCAATTGAGTATGCTGGCTACAAGATAGTTCGTGGAGCGGGCTGTAGAGCAGGGTTCTGTGGTGCCTGTGCGACGGTTTACAGGAAGGCGAATGAATACAAGCTCAGAGTTGCCCTTGCCTGCCAGACGCTTGCCGAAGATGGTATGTATCTCACAGAGATTCCATTTGTGCCAGCAAACAAGTCGATTTATGAAATTGAAAAACTCACTCCCAAAGCAAACCTGATTCTCCAGTATTACCCCGAAGTTGCGAGATGTGTTGCCTGCAACACCTGCACAAAGTCCTGCCCACAGGATTTGAAGGTGATGGACTATATCCAGGCAATGAAGAGAGGAGACATTGCGAAGGCCGCTGAGCTCTCCTTTGACTGCGTGCAGTGTGGTTTGTGTGCTGCTCGCTGTCCTGCAGAAATTGTGCATTATCATGCCGCCCAGCTTGCAAGAAGGGTCTATGGCAAATACCTTGCAAAACCCTCTCCAAATCTTGAGAAGAGAATCAAGGAAATTGAGGAGGGAAAATATGCGGAGGAGATTAAGAAATTGAAGAGCATGCCACTTGAGGAAATGAAGAAGAAGTATATGGAACAGCAGAAGAATGCTGAGAAGGAGGAATGA
- a CDS encoding FAD-binding protein, which produces MINMELIRGYPEYMRESIEMVAKTREARAKEVMRRLTLEEREAVLKGFHPDYKPDAKVEIKIGPSKGEKAPKEVVRLLEAEPLIDESDVDLKNVDFDVDILIIGGGGAGTVAALWAYYSGVPKENILMCTKLRHGDANTMMAQGGIQAADRPEDSPAIHYLDVLGGGHFTNNPDLVEKLVLEAPNIIKWHESLGVMYDKDANGNFIEISGGGTSRFRMHSAKDYTGMEIMRVLRDEFRNLGMKVLEFTSAVELLTGEDGEVTGAVLFNMETKQYYVVRAKAVILATGGFGRLHIMNFPTTNHYGATGDGLILAYRAGAKLVDMDSVQYHPTGAAYPEPIVGLLITEKVRGLGAQVVNKIGKQFVFPLEPRDVEAASIIKECYSTENYVVTPTGLRGVWLDSPLIELLRGEGTVVKSLGAMHRMFARFGIDMSQDPILTFPTLHYQNGGVAINVNAETDVKGLFACGEVAGGIHGKNRLMGNSLLDVNVFGKIAGISAAKYVKHKRSKGKLTLSHVKKYRKELKEAGIKSELKSPMLLPDYRGKAVLSRQLDIIV; this is translated from the coding sequence ATGATAAATATGGAGTTAATAAGGGGTTATCCAGAATACATGAGAGAATCAATAGAAATGGTTGCGAAGACAAGAGAGGCAAGGGCAAAGGAAGTGATGCGCAGGTTGACACTTGAAGAAAGGGAAGCGGTGCTCAAGGGTTTCCATCCTGATTACAAACCAGATGCAAAGGTGGAAATTAAGATTGGACCAAGCAAAGGGGAGAAGGCACCGAAGGAAGTCGTGCGATTGCTTGAGGCTGAGCCATTGATTGATGAAAGCGATGTGGATTTAAAAAATGTGGACTTTGATGTGGACATTCTCATAATCGGTGGTGGTGGAGCGGGCACGGTTGCTGCCCTCTGGGCATATTACTCTGGTGTGCCAAAGGAAAACATTCTGATGTGTACAAAGCTTCGCCATGGCGATGCAAACACAATGATGGCACAGGGTGGAATTCAAGCTGCAGATAGACCTGAGGACTCGCCCGCAATCCATTACCTTGATGTGCTTGGTGGAGGCCACTTCACAAACAATCCTGACCTGGTGGAAAAGCTCGTGCTGGAGGCACCGAACATAATAAAATGGCATGAAAGCCTTGGAGTTATGTATGATAAGGATGCAAACGGCAACTTCATAGAGATTTCTGGAGGTGGAACATCCCGCTTCAGAATGCATTCTGCAAAGGACTATACAGGCATGGAGATAATGAGGGTTTTGCGGGATGAGTTTAGAAACCTAGGTATGAAGGTGCTGGAGTTTACAAGTGCAGTAGAATTGCTCACTGGTGAGGACGGAGAAGTCACTGGTGCGGTGCTTTTCAACATGGAGACAAAGCAGTATTATGTAGTGAGAGCCAAAGCAGTGATTCTTGCGACAGGCGGTTTTGGGAGATTACACATCATGAACTTTCCCACAACAAACCATTATGGGGCTACTGGCGATGGCTTGATTCTCGCCTACAGGGCAGGGGCAAAACTTGTGGACATGGACTCTGTGCAATACCATCCAACAGGTGCGGCTTATCCTGAGCCAATTGTAGGTCTGCTGATTACTGAAAAAGTTCGTGGGCTCGGTGCACAAGTGGTAAACAAGATTGGAAAACAGTTTGTGTTTCCGCTTGAGCCGAGAGATGTAGAGGCCGCTAGCATAATCAAGGAATGCTATTCTACTGAGAATTATGTGGTCACACCCACGGGACTCAGAGGTGTCTGGCTTGATTCACCGCTTATTGAGTTGTTGCGTGGCGAAGGCACTGTGGTAAAGAGTTTGGGGGCAATGCACAGAATGTTTGCACGCTTTGGAATTGATATGAGCCAGGACCCGATTCTCACATTCCCAACACTTCACTACCAGAACGGTGGCGTTGCCATAAATGTGAATGCAGAGACGGATGTGAAGGGCTTGTTTGCATGTGGTGAGGTGGCAGGTGGCATTCACGGAAAGAACAGGTTGATGGGTAACTCGTTGCTTGATGTAAATGTCTTCGGAAAGATTGCAGGCATTTCCGCTGCAAAGTATGTGAAGCACAAGCGGAGCAAGGGCAAGCTGACGCTGAGCCATGTGAAGAAATACAGGAAGGAATTGAAGGAAGCAGGAATAAAATCAGAGCTGAAGTCTCCAATGCTTCTGCCGGATTATAGGGGCAAGGCAGTGCTGAGCAGGCAGCTGGACATAATTGTGTGA